One genomic window of Monodelphis domestica isolate mMonDom1 chromosome 1, mMonDom1.pri, whole genome shotgun sequence includes the following:
- the LOC103103493 gene encoding ovoinhibitor-like isoform X1 yields MDKKPNEKNENKEQKVDCSRYPTTSKGIICTDVLKPICGADKKTYRNECSLCATNAEKGLDIKKLHDGQCTSRLIAPQKNKLPVLWNISPTVAQMTILMPTNAPSAMLLLLLAPVLACSFRKPTSLLLRPPTFLEKP; encoded by the exons ATGGACAAGAAACCTAATGAAA aaaatgaaaataaagagcaAAAG GTTGATTGCTCTAGGTATCCTACCACCAGCAAGGGTATAATATGTACTGATGTCCTCAAACCAATATGTGgtgcagataagaaaacttatAGGAATGAATGTTCACTCTGTGCCACTAATGC AGAAAAGGGGCTGGATATCAAGAAACTGCATGATGGGCAATGT ACATCTAGATTGATTGCCCCCCAAAAGAACAAATTGCCTGTACTATGGAACATAAGCCCCACTGTGGCTCAGATGACCATACTTATGCCAACAAATGCTCCTTCTGCAATGCTGTTGT TGCTTCTTGCCCCAGTGTTGGCATGTAGTTTTAGAAAACCTACCTCCTTGCTCCTAAGACCTCCAACTTTCCTA
- the LOC103103493 gene encoding uncharacterized protein LOC103103493 isoform X4: MDKKPNEKNENKEQKVDCSRYPTTSKGIICTDVLKPICGADKKTYRNECSLCATNALIAPQKNKLPVLWNISPTVAQMTILMPTNAPSAMLLLLLAPVLACSFRKPTSLLLRPPTFLEKP, encoded by the exons ATGGACAAGAAACCTAATGAAA aaaatgaaaataaagagcaAAAG GTTGATTGCTCTAGGTATCCTACCACCAGCAAGGGTATAATATGTACTGATGTCCTCAAACCAATATGTGgtgcagataagaaaacttatAGGAATGAATGTTCACTCTGTGCCACTAATGC ATTGATTGCCCCCCAAAAGAACAAATTGCCTGTACTATGGAACATAAGCCCCACTGTGGCTCAGATGACCATACTTATGCCAACAAATGCTCCTTCTGCAATGCTGTTGT TGCTTCTTGCCCCAGTGTTGGCATGTAGTTTTAGAAAACCTACCTCCTTGCTCCTAAGACCTCCAACTTTCCTA
- the LOC103103493 gene encoding ovomucoid-like isoform X2, whose amino-acid sequence MKVDCSRYPTTSKGIICTDVLKPICGADKKTYRNECSLCATNAEKGLDIKKLHDGQCTSRLIAPQKNKLPVLWNISPTVAQMTILMPTNAPSAMLLLLLAPVLACSFRKPTSLLLRPPTFLEKP is encoded by the exons ATGAAA GTTGATTGCTCTAGGTATCCTACCACCAGCAAGGGTATAATATGTACTGATGTCCTCAAACCAATATGTGgtgcagataagaaaacttatAGGAATGAATGTTCACTCTGTGCCACTAATGC AGAAAAGGGGCTGGATATCAAGAAACTGCATGATGGGCAATGT ACATCTAGATTGATTGCCCCCCAAAAGAACAAATTGCCTGTACTATGGAACATAAGCCCCACTGTGGCTCAGATGACCATACTTATGCCAACAAATGCTCCTTCTGCAATGCTGTTGT TGCTTCTTGCCCCAGTGTTGGCATGTAGTTTTAGAAAACCTACCTCCTTGCTCCTAAGACCTCCAACTTTCCTA
- the LOC103103493 gene encoding ovomucoid-like isoform X5: MDKKPNEKNENKEQKVDCSRYPTTSKGIICTDVLKPICGADKKTYRNECSLCATNAEKGLDIKKLHDGQCIDCPPKEQIACTMEHKPHCGSDDHTYANKCSFCNAVVASCPSVGM, translated from the exons ATGGACAAGAAACCTAATGAAA aaaatgaaaataaagagcaAAAG GTTGATTGCTCTAGGTATCCTACCACCAGCAAGGGTATAATATGTACTGATGTCCTCAAACCAATATGTGgtgcagataagaaaacttatAGGAATGAATGTTCACTCTGTGCCACTAATGC AGAAAAGGGGCTGGATATCAAGAAACTGCATGATGGGCAATGT ATTGATTGCCCCCCAAAAGAACAAATTGCCTGTACTATGGAACATAAGCCCCACTGTGGCTCAGATGACCATACTTATGCCAACAAATGCTCCTTCTGCAATGCTGTTGT TGCTTCTTGCCCCAGTGTTGGCATGTAG